The proteins below are encoded in one region of Rubripirellula reticaptiva:
- a CDS encoding glycoside hydrolase family 95-like protein, with translation MGWASAERIAMWARVHDGEEAYSFHQLLMGENCLHNVINDNRGEPLFQADAYCCASASVVDMPMQSRDRVMASLSAMPAARPKGSSRGLLARGNFEVSAQWSGGHASRRRSCRNRVEIWT, from the coding sequence ATTGGTTGGGCGAGTGCCGAACGGATCGCGATGTGGGCCAGGGTTCACGACGGCGAGGAAGCTTACTCGTTCCATCAATTGTTGATGGGCGAAAATTGCCTTCACAACGTGATAAACGACAACCGTGGCGAACCGCTATTCCAGGCTGACGCTTACTGCTGCGCCTCCGCCAGCGTGGTCGATATGCCGATGCAGAGCCGCGATCGCGTCATGGCGTCATTGTCCGCGATGCCTGCAGCACGGCCCAAAGGCAGCAGCCGAGGCCTTTTGGCGCGAGGCAACTTCGAGGTCTCCGCGCAGTGGTCCGGCGGTCACGCCAGCCGACGGAGGTCTTGTCGAAATCGGGTGGAAATTTGGACTTAA
- a CDS encoding outer membrane protein assembly factor BamB family protein → MSKKPMCEMMPVRIPSRTEVARSLAIAILTVCFSVTSKADNWPQFRGPHANAISTRPLPKTWSDHDGETENIRWKIPVAGEGWSQPVVWDERVFLTAAVPMTETSSGPEPYSSGGGRAVKELMKTEFLYQVVCMDANSGDELWRTTCKEEQPPIPRHSTNTYATETPITDGERVYAYFGMNGIYALDLQGNVQWQKDLGVFEMRADWGTASSPTLFEGKLFVQVDNQIESFLIALDAETGDEVWRVSRNEKSQYSSPMIWRNSLRNELIVGGMVYRSHDPATGKLLWELDMAKGRSSATPVADGDRLFVGNELRNRGGDDDGGGRLFCVKPGGSGDITPPDDSQETEFVAWWIEKADMQMASPTICNGKIYLFERSTGNMHCVNMDTGETVYRQRVRGAKAFWASPWTDGRQVFSLDASGTTHVLSSSEKYELLAANELDQQAWSTPALADGRIYLRTIDHLYCIENQSPVDQSAK, encoded by the coding sequence ATGTCTAAAAAGCCGATGTGTGAAATGATGCCTGTAAGAATACCGAGTCGCACCGAGGTCGCCCGCAGTCTTGCGATCGCAATTCTGACCGTCTGTTTTAGCGTGACCTCAAAAGCAGACAATTGGCCTCAGTTTCGCGGCCCCCATGCAAATGCAATTTCGACGCGGCCATTGCCGAAAACTTGGTCAGACCATGATGGCGAGACAGAGAACATTCGATGGAAGATCCCTGTCGCTGGCGAAGGATGGTCGCAACCGGTGGTTTGGGATGAAAGGGTTTTCCTGACTGCCGCGGTCCCAATGACGGAAACAAGCAGTGGTCCGGAACCTTACTCGAGTGGCGGTGGGCGTGCTGTAAAGGAGTTGATGAAGACAGAGTTTCTCTATCAAGTCGTTTGCATGGATGCCAATTCAGGTGACGAACTTTGGCGGACGACGTGCAAGGAGGAACAACCGCCAATCCCGCGTCACAGCACGAACACCTACGCGACCGAAACGCCGATCACCGACGGCGAACGGGTCTACGCCTACTTCGGAATGAACGGGATCTATGCATTGGATTTGCAAGGAAACGTTCAATGGCAAAAGGACCTTGGCGTCTTCGAGATGAGAGCGGATTGGGGGACTGCTAGTTCACCGACGCTGTTTGAAGGAAAATTGTTTGTCCAAGTTGACAACCAAATCGAGTCATTCTTGATTGCTTTGGACGCGGAAACGGGCGATGAAGTTTGGCGCGTCTCACGCAATGAAAAATCGCAATACAGTAGCCCGATGATTTGGCGGAACTCGTTGCGAAACGAACTGATCGTCGGCGGAATGGTCTACCGGTCGCATGATCCCGCAACGGGCAAGCTTCTTTGGGAACTTGATATGGCGAAGGGGCGCAGTTCCGCGACACCGGTCGCGGACGGCGACCGGCTTTTCGTTGGCAACGAGCTTAGGAACCGCGGGGGCGATGACGATGGCGGGGGACGACTATTTTGTGTTAAACCAGGCGGCAGCGGCGACATCACTCCACCAGACGATTCTCAAGAGACTGAATTCGTTGCGTGGTGGATCGAAAAAGCAGACATGCAGATGGCATCACCGACGATTTGCAACGGTAAAATTTACTTGTTTGAACGCAGCACCGGCAACATGCACTGCGTCAATATGGATACAGGCGAGACGGTCTATCGCCAACGCGTACGTGGTGCAAAAGCTTTTTGGGCGTCGCCGTGGACAGATGGGCGACAAGTTTTCTCACTTGATGCAAGTGGAACGACTCACGTCTTGTCGTCATCGGAAAAGTACGAGTTGCTTGCCGCCAATGAACTCGATCAGCAAGCTTGGAGCACCCCAGCACTGGCTGACGGCCGCATCTATTTGCGGACGATCGATCATCTTTACTGCATCGAAAATCAGTCGCCCGTCGATCAATCTGCGAAGTAA